The genomic segment GGAAGAGGAGATCCCTGCCCAGCTTGGCCGGCATCCTCAGGGGCATCTCTGGCAATGCAGGTATGCCGAGTCCTATTCACGACTTGCTCATTGTAACCTTGGGATAGGACGTTACTGCGGTCGCGGCGACTGTACCCCGATTTATTCTGTATTGCCGGGTACCTGTGTGTCAGTCTGGAATGCAGGGAGTTTCCAGACAGGGGGCTATTGATAGTCTGGGGCATTAGTGGATTGCGCAGCTGGGTGAATGTGGCATTTTGATATTTCGACCTCTTGATGTGCACTTTTTGTGTATATGGGGATTTATTCTAATTGACCCTTTCATGTCTGGGTTCCTGCTGCCTGGAAGTCCCCAGTTGTTATGCTAATGGCCCAACTTGGCCGCTCCACCCTGACTGGCTGGGGATCCCGGACCTAGACACGtcatccataataataataattttagcaataataataataatctttattcCATCATTTAGATATTGCCGGGGAGATTGTGTATTCAGACTCCAGCAAGCAAACCTTGGTGTTTGGAATGGAGTCCCGAATCCCAGAGAACAGTGAGGTGACTATGGCTGAACTCAAGCTCTTCAAGAAACCCCCCCAAATCATGAACGTCCCAGAGAGGAGATTCCACCGACCGGTCAATAACGCCAGAGTCAGTGTGTACTATGTGGAGATGCTCACAGATGGGACCAACAGAACCTCCCTGGTGGACTCTAGGTAGGTCAGACCAACCGGCTACACAGTCACCTGTTCGCTGCTATAGCCAGAGCCATAGGGAGGGATTATTAGCGCTTATCTTGGAAATCTCTCTTTGTGATTCTATGATGCTGATTAGTAAAGTCAGTGATCCTCTCAACCAGCAAGAATAGAAAGAACAGAGGGGTTTCACCCAGTAACTTCataataaatgtgaaaaaatcagtggtttattttttttacatttattttgaagtCCCTGAGTGCCTCTCTGCATCATTATATACAttactttttgtaaaaaaatttttacTTTGGCTTcctgactatctatctatcatctatctatcatctatctatctatctatctatcatcatctatcatttctctctatctctccatctgtctatctatctatctgtcatcatatctattatctatctatcatctatctatcatctatctatctatcatctatctatctatctatctatctatctatctatctatcatcatctttctctatctctccatctatctatctatctatctatctatctatctatctatcatctatctatctatcatcatctttctctctctctctatctctccatctatctatctatctatcatctatctatctatcatctatctatctatctatctatctatctatcatcatctttctctctctctctatctatctatctatctatctatctatctatctatctatcatcatctttctctctctatctatctatctatctatctatctatcatctatctatctatctatctatctatctatctatctatctatcatctctctctctctctctctctctctctctctctctctctctctatcatctatctatcatctatctatcatctatttatctatctatcatctatttatctatctatcatctatctatctctctatctatctatctatctatctatctatctatctatcatctatctatctctccatctatctatctatctatctatctatctatctatctatctatctatctatctatgtatctatctatctatctatctatctatctttctctccatctatctatctatctatctatctatctatctatctatctatccaataTAATATGTATTTCCAATTCCTTCCTTCTATAATCTTGCATATAGAATGCCCAGATACATAAACATGGTGACTATAATGCTAATAGGACTAACACCTTCCCGTTTATGTTTGCAGGCTTGTGCCCATCATGGAGTCGGGCTGGAGGAGCTTTGACGTGACCCAGGCTGTGCAGTACTGGACAAGGAGCGGGGGGCAGTCACCGATGCACTTAGAGATCCGGGTGGATGGGGAGCGACATGGAAGTCATGCGTCTGAGATGGCAAAGTTGGTTCGTTTCACCACCCAGAGCGCTTCGGATAACTCTCTGGGGAAACCAGAACTTGTTCTATACACACTCAACCTGGATGAGCATGGGTAAGTGTATCCTTAGTTACTCGGAGCCCTTTAGGATTTGCCATACAGTTGACCAGACTAGGAATGTTCTTTACTAAGGGCTAGGCCATGGCGCCTCCTAGCTTCCAAACTAGTCATGAGtttcttaataaccccctgtttgtattaatgtattctactgtacagcgctgcgtacataagtagcactttataaagatatacatacatacatacaatagccTTAATACCAATATACATTTACTATTTCCTTGTTCTAAACCAATTTCTCTTTGTACGTTCAGGGCCCGCGGCGACTGCTCGGCATCAGGTGCCCAAAAAGACCACATCTGCTGCAGGGAGGAACATTTCATTAACTTCCGGGAGCTTACCTGGACACAGTACTGGATTATAGAACCGGCGGGATACAACGCGTTTCACTGCACAGGAAGTTGCAAGCAACCCAAGTTCCCCTTGTCCCATTATCACTATGGGCAGCGAACGTGCGCTGTGGTGGAAAGCGCCCCGCTGCCCGTCATGTACCTGGTCAAAAAGGGCGACTACACGGAAATCGAAGTGGCGGAATTCCCCAATATGATAGTTGAAAAATGCGGTTGCACCATGGACAATATCGCTATCATATGATTGGTGGTGTGTGTAGTACTTGCAAATGTGCTCTTAGTAACCAGGCAGGGGCCCATTATATAAAGTGGCACCTTTGGGCCCCTCCAGCTGTcaagagggtgctgggagttgtgcttTAACACCAACTGAAGGGATGCAGTTTGGGCAAACTGATGTAATGCGTTAGTATTGCCACTTTTCCCTACTAtcaccatcatgccctactaCTATAGTAACTACTATAGGTGCAGCTGCACGTTCAGACTTTTTCTGCTTAAACGAGACGTGCAGTCGCCCCTGTTTGCACCCACCCCGAGGCAGCTCTGTCAGTAACCGAACCGTAAGCCCACGGTTTTACCCAGCGCAAAATCTTACCGCTCCCCCCGggagtttgtaaaaaaaaaaaagcagcgaCGATTTACAATCTTAGTAATGTCTGTGGCAGAACGATAGAAGCATTTAGAGAAGCACTTACCTGTAAATAGACTGATATAGATATTTATCTCTTGTTGACCCAGCCAACACTGCGGCGTGGAGATGGCtcataaaatatgaattaatgaCGGAGGTATTTCTATTGGAAGATCGTTTCAGCATCATTTttcaattctatatatatatatatataatggaaagtTTAATCAAACAATAAAGTTTGTGATGAAATTATTCAGGTTCTGCCTTGTGTCTGTATTGAGAAATATAAGCAGGGTCTCTTCttccattgctttttttttaattatttatacatatgggtagggggtgccatagtgtttcccttagacagtacagtatgggggtacagcttattgtgtgcccagaacattccttctctgtatatttgtatttatacatatgggtaggaggtgccatagtgtttcccttagacagtacagtatgggggtacagcttattgtgtgcccagaacattccttctctgtatatttgtatttatacatatgggtagggggtgccatagtgtttcccttagacagtacagtatgggggtacagcttattgtgtgcccagaacattccttctctgtatatttgtatttatacatatgggtagggggtgccatagtgtttcccttagacagtacagtatgggggtacagcttattgtgtgcccagaacattccttctctgtatatttgtatttatacatatgggtagggggtgccatagtgtttcccttagacagtacagtatgggggtacagcttattgtgtgcccagaacattccttctctgtatatttgtatttatacatatgggtagggggtgccatagtgtttcccttagacagtacagtatgggggtacagcttattgtgtgcccagaacattccttctctgtatatttgtatttatacatatgggtaggaggtgccataatgtttcccttagacagtacagtatgggggtacagcttattgtgtgcccagaacattccctctctgtatatttgtatttatacatatgggtagggggtgccatagtgtttcccttagaccagtgttccccaaccagtggctcgtgagcaacatgttgctccccaatcccttggatgttgctcccagtggcctcagagcaggtagttatttttgaatttctggtaaggaggcaagcttttggttgcataaaaaccaagtataataccaaacagagccttctgtaggctgc from the Xenopus tropicalis strain Nigerian chromosome 5, UCB_Xtro_10.0, whole genome shotgun sequence genome contains:
- the lefty gene encoding left-right determination factor precursor is translated as MGVTSTCLCLILSTLCLAASSAFSPDHIRDALLRKLNLQEPPKLEKRDVEKLLIPRHIQAKYMSMLHTHRERKRRSLPSLAGILRGISGNADIAGEIVYSDSSKQTLVFGMESRIPENSEVTMAELKLFKKPPQIMNVPERRFHRPVNNARVSVYYVEMLTDGTNRTSLVDSRLVPIMESGWRSFDVTQAVQYWTRSGGQSPMHLEIRVDGERHGSHASEMAKLVRFTTQSASDNSLGKPELVLYTLNLDEHGARGDCSASGAQKDHICCREEHFINFRELTWTQYWIIEPAGYNAFHCTGSCKQPKFPLSHYHYGQRTCAVVESAPLPVMYLVKKGDYTEIEVAEFPNMIVEKCGCTMDNIAII